Proteins from one Kineococcus mangrovi genomic window:
- a CDS encoding RNA polymerase sigma factor yields the protein MDSTDEALWAAARSGDGDAFAALFDRHHGRVHRHSARLLTTAADADDVTAATFLELWRRRDDVHPTTGSLLPWLLVTATNLTRNTTRSTRRYRDLLHRLHHQPAPHRTPDVADVAEVHTAAHLDEPLATALRVLRTPDLQLITLVVLEDLTLTEAATVLGLSPGAAKTRLHRARTRLRTALADHPAASRLRAPEGQHP from the coding sequence GTGGACAGCACCGATGAGGCCCTATGGGCAGCCGCCCGCAGCGGCGACGGCGACGCCTTCGCCGCCCTCTTCGACCGCCACCACGGCCGTGTGCACCGCCACAGCGCCCGACTGCTCACCACCGCAGCCGACGCCGACGACGTCACCGCCGCCACCTTCTTGGAACTGTGGCGCCGCCGCGACGACGTCCACCCCACCACCGGCAGCCTCCTGCCGTGGCTGCTGGTCACCGCCACCAACCTGACCCGCAACACCACCCGGAGCACCCGCCGCTACCGCGACCTGCTGCACCGCCTGCACCACCAACCCGCACCACACCGCACCCCTGACGTCGCTGACGTCGCTGAGGTCCACACCGCCGCCCACCTCGACGAGCCCCTAGCCACTGCCTTACGGGTGCTGCGCACACCGGACCTGCAGCTGATCACCCTGGTGGTCCTCGAAGACCTCACCCTCACCGAAGCCGCCACCGTCCTGGGGCTGAGCCCGGGTGCGGCCAAGACCCGCCTGCACCGCGCCCGCACCCGCCTACGCACCGCCCTGGCCGACCACCCCGCCGCCAGTCGCCTGCGCGCACCCGAAGGGCAGCACCCATGA